A genomic stretch from Edaphobacter aggregans includes:
- a CDS encoding TonB-dependent receptor, whose amino-acid sequence MASVRNLKRLFPLFLFLLMLKGLPALAQFSSGIEGTVLDSSGAAVPEAQVTITDTRLGVSRTAKASGTGYFRIDSIAASTYTVHVESSGFTSWEQKELTLQVGEIRTLTPVLSVGSTTESVTVTAGAAALNLVAPTTGSVISSITLQNTPLAGQNIYGLAALTPGMTGNAVTSGDNYTNEYAININAAGLRQEQNGYQIDGAYTNTPSRGGSTSISPNPQIVESMDIRTNDFDATKGRNGGATADVFTKSGTSNFHGSFNYYFLNDSLSARTEFESTVPIFTRNEVGATFGGPIIKNKFFIFGSIDVLRSSTTNAGQYTVETQDFENWAKTNLPNNIATQILTTAPPLAFPTTGIQTVSQLEASNPGFFAPPANLPANLNAVGTASISYSISKDGYQWSVRGDYYLRDKDRIYVTAIRTYDTSVSATPRPALNTGQANSSDFVNVNWTHVFSPRLLNEAGVNIIRPFGSNLPTDTMAIPYVNVTGLQGFANWGPGNFTQQTLGWRDMMTASIKTHTLKFGFEQFNIRENDQQSGAFGRPTYNFNNLLDFVQDQPLTESATPVNLQNHQQAPYERRYRGLYTGIFVQDSWKIAPTFTFNAGVRYDMMSNFFAILSPQLTNFTLGQGSSFNEQIANGVTGLAPSNRVLNHNVWGLTPRIGFSWDVFGNGKTALRGGVGMFSDQPPYLHITDITAGNLPNIYTPSLDVRQGTTPTFQLCSPPSGFTQTCPIVDTSNVVLNSSGGIVGQRANLGGYSPDYKLTSVIDWTLSVQQELIHGLIFELNYSASTARHLPIYNQDLNRFAGDLVVNRGKLTRLNPNFNTIQYATSDVNSIGNYGTAMVSRRFTNGIAFRGIYTWGKALDILSNAGSLDGGAVTAFSNAGQNSGPIFTNGDYQAQRGRADFDIRQQFSADGTWTVPNSYGSRWERAFLGGWQFGGVWLLQTGLPFTVYTSAPFNPVFNSAGQVIGNTGGDYNADGSDFDVPNVPTFGQHLPGQSRKAFLNGIFPASAFPVPAAGSQGNLGRNTYDGPGYNNVNFTFGKLFQTPWFFGEKMQIEAKGEVTNLFNRANLVGVNSDLSSSLFAHSTNQLPARYLQIHLRATF is encoded by the coding sequence ATGGCCAGTGTCAGAAACCTAAAAAGACTCTTCCCGTTGTTCCTATTCCTGTTGATGCTAAAGGGGCTTCCGGCCCTCGCGCAATTCTCGAGCGGTATTGAAGGTACGGTGCTCGACAGTAGCGGGGCCGCCGTCCCCGAGGCGCAGGTCACCATCACCGACACGCGGCTGGGAGTAAGCAGAACCGCAAAGGCGAGCGGGACTGGCTATTTCCGTATTGATAGCATCGCTGCTTCCACGTATACGGTTCACGTGGAATCGAGCGGTTTCACCAGTTGGGAGCAGAAGGAGTTGACACTTCAGGTGGGTGAGATCCGGACCTTAACGCCGGTTTTGTCCGTAGGATCGACAACCGAGAGCGTCACGGTTACGGCCGGTGCGGCCGCCCTTAACCTCGTGGCTCCGACTACAGGTTCCGTCATTAGTTCCATTACACTTCAGAACACGCCACTGGCTGGCCAGAACATCTATGGCTTGGCGGCCCTTACTCCCGGCATGACCGGAAACGCCGTGACCTCCGGCGACAACTACACCAACGAGTATGCAATCAATATCAACGCCGCAGGACTTCGCCAGGAACAGAATGGATATCAGATCGATGGAGCCTATACCAACACACCTTCCCGGGGTGGCAGCACCTCGATCTCGCCCAATCCCCAAATTGTGGAGTCGATGGACATCCGGACGAATGACTTCGATGCGACGAAGGGGAGGAACGGCGGAGCGACCGCGGACGTGTTTACCAAGTCGGGCACCAGCAACTTCCACGGCAGCTTCAACTATTACTTCCTGAATGATTCGCTTTCGGCTCGGACGGAATTCGAGAGCACCGTTCCCATTTTCACCCGTAATGAAGTTGGCGCCACCTTTGGCGGCCCAATCATCAAGAATAAGTTCTTTATATTCGGCTCGATCGACGTGCTCCGCTCGAGCACAACCAACGCCGGCCAGTACACGGTGGAGACGCAGGATTTTGAGAACTGGGCCAAGACAAATCTGCCCAACAACATCGCTACTCAGATTCTCACGACCGCGCCGCCTCTGGCCTTCCCCACCACGGGGATTCAGACTGTAAGTCAATTAGAAGCATCGAACCCAGGCTTCTTTGCTCCTCCGGCGAATCTGCCCGCCAACCTGAATGCGGTCGGGACTGCCAGCATCAGCTATTCGATATCCAAAGATGGTTATCAGTGGAGCGTCCGCGGTGACTACTACCTGCGCGACAAGGACCGGATATATGTCACGGCGATTCGAACTTACGATACTTCTGTCAGCGCAACGCCCCGTCCCGCCCTCAATACCGGGCAGGCCAACAGCTCCGACTTTGTAAATGTCAATTGGACTCACGTCTTCTCGCCGCGTTTGCTGAACGAGGCAGGAGTGAACATCATTCGCCCGTTTGGCTCAAATCTGCCAACCGACACAATGGCTATACCTTACGTTAATGTCACAGGCCTGCAGGGGTTCGCCAACTGGGGGCCTGGAAACTTCACCCAGCAGACGCTCGGGTGGAGAGATATGATGACTGCATCTATCAAAACCCACACCCTCAAGTTCGGTTTCGAGCAGTTCAATATCCGTGAAAACGATCAGCAGAGCGGTGCGTTTGGCCGTCCGACCTACAACTTCAATAATTTGCTCGATTTTGTTCAGGATCAACCGCTGACCGAATCTGCAACCCCGGTTAATCTCCAAAACCATCAGCAGGCGCCCTATGAACGGCGCTATCGTGGACTCTATACCGGTATCTTTGTTCAGGACAGCTGGAAAATAGCGCCCACCTTTACCTTCAATGCCGGCGTCCGCTATGACATGATGTCGAACTTCTTCGCGATTCTCTCCCCGCAGCTGACCAACTTCACACTTGGACAGGGATCGAGTTTCAACGAACAGATCGCGAATGGAGTCACCGGACTGGCACCATCCAATCGTGTCCTGAATCACAATGTCTGGGGGCTCACGCCGCGGATCGGATTCTCCTGGGACGTATTTGGCAACGGCAAAACCGCCCTGCGGGGTGGGGTCGGTATGTTCTCCGATCAACCACCTTATCTTCACATCACCGACATCACTGCCGGAAATCTTCCGAACATCTATACGCCTTCCTTAGATGTACGACAGGGAACAACACCGACCTTCCAGCTCTGTAGTCCACCCTCAGGATTTACTCAAACATGTCCAATCGTCGACACCAGCAACGTCGTGTTGAACTCAAGCGGTGGAATCGTCGGGCAAAGAGCAAACCTGGGCGGATACTCGCCGGACTATAAGTTGACCAGCGTGATCGACTGGACCCTGAGTGTGCAGCAGGAGCTTATCCATGGCCTCATCTTTGAGCTTAATTATTCCGCTTCGACTGCGCGGCATCTACCGATCTACAATCAAGACCTCAATCGCTTCGCTGGAGACCTCGTTGTCAATCGGGGCAAGCTGACGCGCCTAAATCCTAACTTCAATACTATCCAGTACGCGACTTCCGACGTGAATTCTATTGGCAACTATGGGACTGCCATGGTGTCCCGCAGATTTACCAATGGTATTGCCTTTCGCGGCATCTATACCTGGGGTAAAGCGCTCGACATACTCAGCAATGCGGGCTCACTGGATGGTGGTGCAGTTACAGCCTTCTCGAATGCGGGCCAGAACAGCGGCCCAATCTTTACAAATGGCGACTATCAAGCACAGAGAGGTCGTGCGGACTTCGATATCCGTCAGCAATTCTCAGCCGATGGGACCTGGACGGTGCCTAATTCCTACGGATCACGATGGGAGCGTGCGTTCCTCGGAGGCTGGCAATTCGGTGGAGTGTGGCTGTTGCAGACAGGGCTTCCGTTCACTGTGTACACGAGCGCGCCATTCAATCCAGTCTTCAACTCCGCTGGTCAGGTCATCGGCAATACTGGTGGTGATTACAACGCAGATGGATCTGACTTCGATGTGCCCAATGTGCCAACCTTCGGCCAACATCTACCAGGTCAGTCAAGAAAAGCTTTCCTGAACGGAATTTTTCCCGCCTCTGCATTCCCTGTGCCAGCAGCGGGATCGCAGGGAAATCTGGGCCGAAATACGTACGATGGACCCGGGTATAACAACGTCAACTTTACCTTCGGAAAGCTCTTCCAAACACCGTGGTTTTTCGGAGAGAAGATGCAGATCGAGGCAAAGGGCGAAGTCACGAACCTCTTTAATCGCGCAAACCTTGTGGGAGTGAATTCGGATCTCTCGAGCTCGCTGTTTGCGCACTCCACCAATCAGTTACCTGCACGCTATTTGCAGATTCACCTGCGTGCTACGTTCTAG
- a CDS encoding TIM-barrel domain-containing protein, whose product MLWILSFGVIGIVTVLAQDSKFILDRDGRTIVLEPYAPNILRVTLSKSNATAVGAAGYGLVGIPAMTGWAHEQDADGNDVFRSNRLIVHVSADHLPPSHRMPLDDLNQSLRDHYFGGGGGSPRIDDTVYVTTASGKSLLKMRNWSMVPNNSEAGATNAAKLNDAGYRVSATFDSPADEHYYGLGQQQQGVLDLRDHRIHCWHDYSAIGGQNVCVPFMISSRGYGLIWDNPSKTTVDLGFNQQNVWSSEVGDRISFFVIQGENSDEIYKGYRQLTGITHMLPKAAYGYIQSKAIYPTQDQLMAVAKGYRERQLPLDVLVVDFLNMTKQGELDLDPARWPDPAAMNQQLHSMGIGTLLSVWPHFAPDTRYYDMLRDKGWLIHTADGAPDSGGFKNVIGPNIDTTNPDAAKWFWEAIRDRYIKPYHFDYLWLDETEPDIDPANDFFSIGSGARYYNVYPLFHTASVYEGFRRDFGDSRRVMILARAAYLGAQRNGTIFWSSDIISTWDMLKRSIPAGLNFTATGMPYWDTDIAGFFSPAIPADYKPLHAPLIDSSDARGAVDNYTDYPELFVRWFEWGAFQPIMRAHGERNHNEVWSYGKQAEPVLEKYLRLRYQLLPYTYSLAYGSYQTGAPFMRALFMDFSNDPNVAGISDEYMFGPAFLVAPVSEQGATQRSVYLPAGCDWYNYWTNERVKGGQTIVVNAPIDTIPLFVRAGSIVPLGSPVESTQEKQAIAAVRVYPGADASFTLFSDDGNTYSYEKGGGSVTRLYWVEAARQLKHDGAAAWSKPDNLIVQIAGH is encoded by the coding sequence ATGCTGTGGATCCTTAGTTTCGGGGTCATCGGAATCGTGACAGTTCTTGCTCAGGACAGCAAATTCATCCTTGACCGTGATGGCAGAACTATCGTGCTGGAGCCATACGCGCCGAATATCCTTCGAGTCACGTTGAGCAAGTCCAACGCAACCGCTGTGGGTGCCGCTGGATACGGACTTGTCGGAATACCAGCGATGACGGGCTGGGCTCATGAGCAGGATGCTGACGGGAACGATGTATTTCGCTCCAATCGACTGATTGTCCACGTCTCTGCCGATCACTTACCGCCGTCGCATCGCATGCCCCTCGACGATTTGAATCAGTCCCTTCGAGATCACTACTTTGGCGGGGGAGGCGGGAGTCCACGAATCGACGACACTGTTTATGTAACAACGGCGTCAGGTAAGTCACTCCTGAAAATGCGGAACTGGTCCATGGTTCCTAACAACTCGGAAGCGGGAGCGACGAATGCAGCTAAGCTGAACGACGCCGGCTACCGTGTTTCTGCAACCTTTGACTCACCAGCAGATGAGCATTACTACGGGCTCGGTCAACAACAGCAGGGTGTCCTGGATCTTAGAGACCATCGCATCCACTGCTGGCATGATTACTCGGCCATCGGTGGACAAAACGTTTGTGTTCCATTCATGATCTCCAGCCGTGGCTATGGTCTGATCTGGGATAACCCTTCAAAAACCACGGTGGATCTTGGCTTCAATCAGCAAAACGTCTGGTCGTCAGAAGTTGGAGACCGTATTTCGTTCTTTGTGATCCAGGGAGAAAACAGCGACGAGATCTATAAAGGCTACCGCCAGCTCACCGGCATCACCCATATGTTGCCGAAGGCGGCCTACGGTTATATTCAGAGTAAGGCGATCTACCCGACACAAGATCAGCTCATGGCGGTTGCAAAGGGATATCGCGAGCGCCAGCTACCTTTGGATGTCTTGGTCGTGGATTTTTTGAACATGACTAAGCAAGGCGAATTGGATCTGGATCCCGCTCGGTGGCCTGATCCAGCCGCGATGAACCAGCAACTCCATTCCATGGGCATAGGAACTCTGCTGAGCGTCTGGCCGCATTTCGCTCCAGACACTCGCTACTACGACATGCTTCGGGACAAGGGATGGCTCATCCATACAGCAGATGGCGCGCCGGACTCTGGCGGGTTCAAGAATGTAATCGGTCCGAACATCGATACCACCAATCCTGACGCTGCCAAGTGGTTTTGGGAAGCCATTAGAGACCGTTACATCAAGCCATATCACTTTGATTACCTCTGGCTCGACGAGACGGAACCAGATATCGATCCGGCCAATGACTTTTTCTCTATTGGCTCTGGGGCTCGCTATTACAACGTCTATCCTTTGTTTCACACCGCTTCTGTATATGAGGGATTCAGGCGCGACTTTGGGGACAGTCGACGGGTCATGATTCTTGCCCGCGCTGCATACCTCGGAGCTCAGAGAAACGGTACGATCTTCTGGTCTAGCGACATCATCTCGACGTGGGACATGTTGAAGCGTTCCATTCCTGCCGGATTGAACTTCACCGCCACAGGAATGCCGTATTGGGATACGGACATCGCTGGCTTCTTCTCGCCCGCCATCCCTGCGGACTATAAACCGCTGCACGCACCATTGATCGATTCTTCGGATGCGCGCGGTGCCGTCGATAATTACACGGACTATCCCGAGTTGTTTGTGCGCTGGTTTGAATGGGGAGCTTTTCAACCTATCATGCGGGCTCATGGAGAAAGGAACCATAACGAAGTCTGGTCCTATGGCAAACAGGCCGAGCCCGTCCTCGAAAAGTATCTGCGATTGCGATATCAATTATTGCCGTATACGTATTCCCTCGCATACGGCAGTTACCAGACAGGCGCTCCCTTCATGCGCGCGCTGTTCATGGACTTCTCGAACGATCCTAATGTCGCTGGTATCTCCGACGAATACATGTTTGGCCCGGCATTCCTGGTAGCTCCAGTTTCGGAACAGGGAGCCACACAACGCTCGGTTTATTTACCCGCTGGTTGTGATTGGTACAACTACTGGACAAATGAACGGGTCAAGGGCGGCCAAACAATCGTGGTCAACGCTCCGATCGACACAATTCCACTTTTTGTTCGAGCAGGCAGCATCGTACCGCTTGGATCTCCTGTGGAGAGTACACAGGAGAAACAGGCCATTGCGGCGGTGCGCGTCTATCCGGGAGCGGATGCCAGCTTTACCCTGTTTTCGGATGATGGGAACACGTACTCATATGAGAAGGGGGGCGGCTCCGTCACCAGGCTCTACTGGGTTGAGGCCGCTCGTCAATTGAAACACGACGGAGCCGCCGCGTGGAGCAAACCAGATAACCTGATTGTGCAAATTGCCGGTCATTAA
- a CDS encoding tetratricopeptide repeat protein: protein MAQQPQATSASAAALVKSGRYDAAVSEAKRGLLIHPKDPGLWTIEGIAYAMQGEDEKALTALRTASRISPDFVRALQAEAQILSRQHDPELAVVLKRILRLDPNDSTAREMLALEQARRGDCKSADINFRQLSGQFDTHAESLERYGACLFTEGDYAKSTAIFQQFQILRPASAEARYNLALAQMRAGQKKEAAETLKPLLSSPDVDTALLASDVFEDLDDTPQAVSFMRRAIVLDPMRPDSYMRFAELCMLHDSYQTGIDMVSAGIARLPHDSGLYLTRGLLYGAIAQYDKAEADFRHAEQLDPTHGTGAYGVGLVQDQSDHPGEALATTRAALRDHPQDAQLNFLLARILIEGGVAPGSPEFAEAVRAAETAVRLKPNFLPPHDLLAKIDDMRGETTGVIEQSREALRIDPSDQAAMYRLMRAARKTGDTATAQALLKQVADQHEHARAEESQRLHYKIVESVGPEPQPPPQH, encoded by the coding sequence TTGGCGCAACAGCCGCAAGCGACGTCGGCCTCGGCGGCGGCGTTAGTCAAAAGTGGGCGCTATGACGCCGCAGTTTCGGAGGCGAAACGCGGGCTTCTCATTCATCCAAAGGACCCGGGACTCTGGACCATCGAAGGCATTGCTTACGCGATGCAGGGCGAGGATGAGAAGGCGTTGACGGCTCTCCGCACAGCCTCGCGCATTTCACCGGACTTCGTCCGTGCGCTGCAGGCCGAGGCTCAGATTCTCTCCCGCCAGCACGACCCGGAGCTTGCTGTCGTTCTCAAACGAATCTTACGGCTTGATCCGAACGACAGCACGGCGCGGGAGATGCTGGCCCTTGAACAGGCGCGTCGCGGCGACTGCAAATCGGCAGATATCAACTTCCGACAGTTATCGGGCCAGTTCGACACGCATGCCGAGTCGCTGGAGCGATACGGTGCATGCCTCTTCACTGAAGGTGACTACGCGAAGTCAACCGCGATCTTCCAGCAATTCCAAATCCTTCGACCGGCCAGCGCCGAAGCAAGATACAATCTTGCTTTGGCGCAGATGCGTGCCGGTCAGAAGAAAGAGGCCGCAGAGACTCTGAAGCCGTTGCTATCCTCTCCTGATGTTGACACAGCCTTGCTGGCCTCAGATGTGTTTGAGGACCTCGACGACACGCCTCAGGCCGTCTCCTTCATGCGCCGCGCGATTGTGCTCGATCCCATGCGTCCCGATTCTTATATGCGATTCGCGGAACTCTGCATGCTGCACGACTCGTACCAGACCGGCATCGACATGGTGAGTGCAGGCATTGCGCGGCTCCCGCACGATTCGGGCCTATATCTCACACGAGGCTTGCTCTACGGCGCCATAGCCCAGTATGACAAGGCCGAGGCAGACTTCCGTCATGCAGAGCAGCTAGATCCGACCCACGGCACGGGGGCCTACGGCGTAGGCCTCGTGCAGGATCAAAGCGATCATCCAGGTGAGGCGTTGGCAACGACACGCGCCGCGCTTAGGGACCATCCCCAGGATGCGCAGCTCAATTTCTTGCTTGCGCGCATCCTCATTGAAGGAGGCGTCGCGCCGGGCTCTCCCGAGTTCGCAGAGGCCGTGCGGGCCGCTGAGACTGCTGTACGGCTCAAACCGAATTTTCTTCCCCCACATGATCTGCTCGCCAAGATCGATGACATGCGCGGAGAGACAACTGGCGTGATTGAGCAGTCCCGGGAAGCACTCCGGATTGATCCATCGGACCAGGCGGCGATGTATCGGCTGATGCGTGCGGCCCGCAAGACAGGCGACACTGCCACGGCACAGGCTCTGCTGAAGCAGGTTGCAGATCAGCATGAGCATGCACGCGCTGAGGAAAGCCAGCGCTTACATTACAAGATCGTGGAATCCGTAGGCCCAGAACCACAGCCTCCTCCGCAGCACTGA
- a CDS encoding tyrosine-type recombinase/integrase, translated as MDDYRLRFRGVTFAEYAIGHVTRHLGDKLLVDIDEAAVLSYQSSRLKELAAPKSVNEEVRFLLTMMEQQGDVIRASLRKKKKLKLPTRRKIGKAYDADETHRMGQLSRKSRSPHIYLALTMALNAGMRDAETKSLQWGRVHLDKRYLQVGKSKTNAGDGRTIPINSILYQAKDC; from the coding sequence TTGGATGATTACCGGCTGCGCTTCCGTGGCGTGACGTTTGCTGAATACGCTATCGGTCACGTGACCAGGCATCTTGGAGATAAACTGCTGGTCGATATTGATGAAGCCGCCGTTCTGAGCTACCAGAGCTCGCGCCTCAAAGAGCTCGCTGCCCCTAAATCTGTCAATGAAGAGGTACGATTTCTTCTGACGATGATGGAGCAGCAGGGCGACGTGATTCGTGCCAGTCTTCGCAAGAAGAAAAAACTCAAGCTCCCGACCCGCAGAAAAATTGGTAAAGCGTATGACGCCGACGAAACGCATAGGATGGGGCAGCTATCGAGAAAGTCCCGTTCTCCCCATATCTACCTTGCGCTAACCATGGCGCTCAACGCAGGTATGCGCGATGCCGAAACGAAATCTCTCCAGTGGGGACGGGTACACCTCGATAAGAGATACCTGCAGGTAGGAAAGAGCAAGACTAATGCGGGAGACGGTCGCACTATCCCCATTAACTCGATACTGTATCAAGCTAAGGATTGCTGA
- a CDS encoding alpha-hydroxy acid oxidase gives MAERRVPRSVFDYLDGGADAEVTLAENCRAFRETTFRPRGGVAVYNCKTTVSVLGYEIAFPAILAPVSYIRLMHADGEAGVARAAGQAGTIYTLPTISGHKLEDVKAASTGPLWYQVYLIGGRQAAEGAIDRARRAGYSALVLTLDTPLAGKRERDPRNGMKELLAPALLPKARFLPNILAHPRWLASFLLDGGVPKLGNVVVPGKGPMDLVDVGAALSHAGASWEDLRWIREMWPGPIVAKGLLTGDDARRAVDEGAQAVVVSNHGGRQLDCVSAPLHALPEVVEAVGGQVEVLMDGGVRRGSDIAKAICLGARAVLIGRAYAYGLAAAGEAGVARAIQILKDDLDLTLTLLGCASIDQLDATYLGAAHRR, from the coding sequence ATGGCCGAGCGAAGAGTCCCCAGGTCGGTCTTCGACTATCTCGACGGTGGTGCGGATGCCGAGGTCACGCTGGCGGAAAACTGTCGCGCCTTTCGCGAAACAACGTTTCGTCCCCGCGGCGGGGTTGCGGTTTATAACTGCAAGACGACGGTGAGCGTGCTCGGCTACGAAATCGCTTTCCCTGCCATCCTTGCTCCCGTCAGCTATATCCGTTTGATGCATGCAGACGGCGAGGCAGGCGTGGCCCGAGCGGCCGGCCAGGCAGGTACTATCTACACTTTGCCGACCATTTCCGGGCACAAGCTGGAGGATGTGAAGGCCGCCTCCACCGGTCCGCTCTGGTATCAGGTCTATCTGATCGGCGGTCGCCAGGCAGCCGAGGGCGCCATTGACCGGGCACGTCGCGCCGGCTACTCCGCACTGGTATTAACGCTCGATACTCCCTTGGCAGGCAAGCGCGAACGCGACCCGCGCAACGGCATGAAGGAACTTCTGGCGCCCGCACTGCTGCCAAAGGCACGCTTCCTTCCTAACATCCTCGCGCATCCCCGTTGGCTTGCGTCCTTCCTGCTTGATGGCGGAGTTCCAAAACTAGGGAATGTTGTGGTTCCAGGAAAAGGTCCGATGGACCTGGTCGATGTGGGAGCCGCGCTTTCACACGCGGGAGCGAGCTGGGAGGACCTGCGATGGATACGTGAGATGTGGCCGGGCCCCATTGTGGCCAAGGGACTCCTTACCGGCGATGACGCCCGGCGTGCTGTAGATGAAGGTGCTCAAGCGGTCGTTGTTTCGAACCACGGCGGACGGCAGCTAGACTGCGTCTCTGCTCCGCTCCATGCGCTGCCCGAGGTTGTGGAGGCGGTCGGTGGCCAAGTCGAAGTCCTGATGGACGGCGGGGTGCGCCGGGGCAGCGATATCGCTAAGGCGATTTGCCTCGGTGCTCGCGCTGTGTTGATCGGGCGGGCTTACGCCTATGGACTCGCCGCCGCGGGAGAGGCCGGTGTTGCTCGCGCAATCCAGATCCTGAAGGACGATCTCGATCTCACTCTCACCCTTTTGGGATGTGCGTCGATCGATCAGTTGGACGCAACGTATCTCGGCGCCGCACACCGCCGATAA